Part of the Impatiens glandulifera chromosome 8, dImpGla2.1, whole genome shotgun sequence genome is shown below.
AGAATTTctcaaaaatttatttactaatGATTAAGATCTTTCTATTGTTGGATGCAGCATGCTTGGCTGGGAACAAGAATGCAGCTAGACTTCCAAACGGTGAGGAATGTGATTTAGGTACAAAAAAGAGTAAAATTTGCGACTTGACTCGGTAAATTTCAGGGGCTTTAATCATATCCCATAATGGAGCAAGTGGGTTCTATGCACCTTGCAGCGATCTTTCTTACCATCAAGCCATAGCCGATGGAGCAGACATCATAGATTGCTCGGTTCAAATGTCAAAAGACGGAATTGCCTTCTGCTTGGACACAGCTGACCTAACTGGAGACACAACGGCCCTCCTTACTTTCATGCAACGATCAACCACGATTCCTGAAATCCAGAAGCAAAGCGGAGTCTTCTCATTCGATTTCACCTGGAGCGAAATTCAAAGTCTAAAGCGTAAGTCAAACTAAAAACAGAAGAAACTAACAACCCCTTTCAAATGAAATAGTTGATAACTATCTACTGTTTAAATTTCAGCTCAATTATCAAGCCCTTTCCCAGAAACACCACTTACAAGAAACCCAGCAGAGCAGAACATGGGAAGCTTCGTGACATTACCTGAATTCTTAGACATTGCAAAAACAAAGGCAGTTACAGGTGTTTTGATCAACATTAAGAATGCAGCCTATCTAGCTTCTAAAAGGAATCTTAACATAATTGATGCTGTCAATACCGCCTTGAGTAATGCCACTTTCGACAAACAAGTAACTCAGAAGGTTATGATCCAATCCGACGACAGTCAAGTTCTAGCGAAATTCAAGAGCAATTCCAACTACGAAACAGTATTATCAATTAGGGAAACTATTAGCGCCGTGCCAAAGGCATCATCAGACGAGATCAAAAAGTACGCAGATTCAGTCGCCATCCCAAGAAATTCAGTTATCAAGGCAACCGAATCCTTTGTAGCTTCTTTCACAAACGTGGTAGATGAAATGCATGCCGCAAACATCTCTGTTTATGTATCTGTTTTCAGAAACGAGTACATTTCTATGGCTTTCGATTACTTCGCTGATCCCATGGTGGAATTGGCTACTTTTATTGGTGGTCTGGGTGTTGATGGAGTCTTTACCGAGTTCCCAAGAACTGCAGATGCATTACTGAGTAAGGCCTTATCTCTCTGAGTTCATtcatattcatcatcaaaacACCAAAAGACcctataatatttcattttaaaaaaattatcgaaATAACACAATTTTATAATAACCTAATTTCAAATGCATACCTGAGTATGGCCTTAATATTCAAATCATTCAATCCAAACAGCAAAATACCCTATATTTAGTTGAAATAACTCAATTTACAATAACTTGCCCATTGTTATCCAAATAAACAAAGTTTGAACAGGCACAAAGTATTCAAATGCATAACCTGAGCTAATCAACTTACAACATTCAAATATTCTATCAAAACCACTGAAACACCCTatatttcatttcaaacaaattacTATTTAACCAATATAACTCAATTTACAATAACCTACACCAAAAACCTATCaattatccaaataacccaatttCTAAAAAGACCCAAATAATTGTTATCGACTCATCACCATCATTCGATATAACAAGATGCTTAAGCTATTTCCAATTGCAGGAAGTCCGTGTGCTAACCCAGATAATGAGCCATATTCAATATTCCCTGTACAACCAGGTTCTCTTCTCCAGCTCACACAACCAGGAGTACTGCCACCTACAGCAGCACCAGCCCCATCCCTCACAGTGGCTGATGTAGTAGACCCACCGCTGCCATCATTGCTTTCATCTTCACAGTCACCACCTGCTACCACTGGACCAAGTTCAGGATGTACAAGGAAATTCGCAAAATTGGGGCTTTTGTCATCTTCAATATTATCAATGGCATTCATTTGCATAACCTGGTTTAATTAACAAGAACAACACAAAAAGCCAGCTGCATTGCTAAACTAAACATATACTTCTTCTCCTCTGGTTTCTTGTTTGGTCTGTAAATAGATTTGAGTATGATGTGAATCAAGATTATGTGTTCTTATATcaatagttaaatttaaaaaatcataaattacactaactaaaattaaaaaagattgtAACTTTAGGCTCAGATTCGCCTTTTCTCAGACAATGTGGACTAAAATTAGCTTCAGCAAACAGTTGCCATGTGAAAACCCTAAAGTTTCTCACAGGCCTTCTCAATTGGAAAACATGTTTTGCCCACAATAGTCTGATCTTATACAGAATCTATCATCATCGCCTAACATAGAATAAGCTGAGAAAtgtaagctgaatcaaactagaCCATTGAAaatcacacacacacacacacacagaGTTAACTTCAATCAACAGAATTGCAAACTTTGCAAACCCGTCAAAATGAAGCTATCTCGCTTAAAGGGTTGTTGAATTTTACGAAGATGGTGAAATCATCGGCTCTATTGAGACGGGGCAACCACCCTTTGAAACCCTAACCGCCTCTGTTTGAACCTCATACTTAAACTAATGAGTGAAACCTAATGGTCGATATCAGCTTATATTTATATGCAAaattttagaaatcaaaacccTTTTCTGTGGGTCGGGTCGGGTACTCAAGTAAGAGAAATCAAAATtgtaatgaataaatatatatataaaaaatcatcttaattacagattgaaaatattaaaaccaCATCTAGATAAACtcagttaattttatttatgtaataatactacaaataaaaatatattttttttaaattatttttaaataaggtgaatttatttgtttttattcaaatagctttatttcttcttcttctttcataaactttatcattttaaataaaattctattgGTTATTTAGTATTGAGTTTTTAGGAAATTATTActtctttattaatttaattattttgaaatgattCGGAGAaagaatttgagggagggaatgacgcgcaatttgattagctaaaaaaaacaaaatttttctctcttctctctcctcactttttatctcttttccAACCAGTGATGTAGTGATCCTCTCTCAAATTTCGTTCCCTCCCCAAATTTTCTCCCTCTATCACTCttaaaattatcttttgtttataatttttattattagtctagaaaaaataaaaataaaggtatttttgttaataaatacctaaaacagaaaaaataataataataataattaattattaagatttttttaaaaaaaaaactaataaaaaaacaaatatcaaacaTTCTCCTAAATAAActcaaatgtttttaaaaattaattatcattcaatagagaaaataaaaataagggtATTTCccttaataaattttcaaaaactgaaaataataataataattaattatcaagatattttgtttaaaaaaactaataaaaaaataaatatcaaacatgCTCCtaaataaactcaaatattttaaaatagactctgaatttttttgttattaacttattattcaaatagctttatttcttattattctttcctaatttttatcattttaatatgtGATTTAGTCTCGAAACatctcaaaaattaaatatatatttctaattaccattaaaaagtttattttagaaaaaaaaattaaatgatcatctttattaaaaattataaaattagattacattaatttgaaagaaaattatttaaaattaaataaattttaaaaaaactatagattatttcaaaatttacgCAAAAATAAAACTACTCATTTCTTTtcataaaatacaaaattaatccCAGATaaaacccttttttttttttttcaaatcatatcaaaactgaattttctttttgaaatccaatttccatcaaaataataataataatatatatgtaaccaataataaaaagttatatttaaaagaaaataataaaaaatataattagtaaATTTGAGAGAAAGAGGGCTCAGATTTGTTTTAGCATGAGACAGTAGAGTAGTGTTTCTACCATGGCTGCAACTCAGATCTTCCGAGTTGCCTCGCCAAGGATCGGATCACAAACCCGGTGTCTATCTCGGGAAACTCAAGAGAGATTTATCTTCACAGCCGCTCGCAAATttctcaattattattattattatattattattgcttAAAGCAACGCATCGCATAGTTCCCATGAACATCatcaatcatcatcatcaggtccatttcgtcaaatttcccaatcaattaatcaatcatcatcatcaaaccgATGCAGAACCAACAGTAAAGCTGATtttgcaaataaaaaaaataaaaaaaaaagaagaagatgaagaagatttaaCAGAACGACGATGAAATCGAGTTCCGAAAACCTAGCTGCAAAATCACGCACACACGCATACGAGTAAGGGTTGTTGATTAGTAGATTTTGAAAGAGAAATCATAGGCTTGAAGAGATGAAAGAGacgatcgatcgatcgatctgATAATCTCAATCTCATCTGATCAATATGCAAAGAGGGGTAACCGCCCTTAGAAATTCCCAAACCCTTGCTTTTTTGCCTCATTCCTTCATACCCTTGAgttccctaaaccctaattttctATCCCCTTTTCCTTTTATAGACCATTTTTTACCATTTTACCCCTTCTCCGTTATTATATTGCGTTCAATCCGAATTACCCGGTTTGTTTGTGCGGTTTTTTATCCGGTTTGACCGAAGATACTGCAtctgtatatttatttatcgtttatatatatatatttttaataaagtttattttattataaaattagttaaaataaagaaagccaaaataaaaaaacctaCAATATTCACAGCAATTtatctttcatattttatattttataagagactaattaaaattataattttataaaatattgattaaagATGTCAAGCTTGGGattttttgaaatcaaattgggaaagatggtattaaaaaatttgacaataaaattcaaattcattagctcaattttttcaatattatctaaatttaatataatgtttaactCAATGTAGGTATAactaaaagtatatatatttatttttcatatataacaataattgtaaatttatttttttataataatataaaattttaatatataatattaaaatattttttttgtaatttataaaaatatatatatattaagagaatATTGTATAATCATGTCCCATTTGGGACATTTAAAATGGTGATGGTAGTAGTCTAATAAATAAAGTCCCCAATGTAAAATGCGGGATGGTAGTAGATAAAGTCCCCGATGTAGAATACAGGATAGTAGTTGATAAAGTCCTCGATATAGAATACGGGATGGTAGTAGATAAAGTCCCCGAAGTAGAATAGGACCCTACGGGGATGGTAGTAGTCTATAAAGTCCCCGAAGTAGAATAGGACGGGATGATAAACCAACTCTCATCCCATTATCATCCAAAATAATCTTGTTTTATTAAGGCTATTGaattctaacaaaataaaatcaacacaTTTCATTGCAAAATTTTGGTAAAGAAATTATTCTTCACTTTCACTAGTCACTACTACTCAACTGTCATACAACAAAATTCCTGAGAGTAGTTAATCTAATCCATACAGAAGTTGTTACCTGGAGCTTTTGCGTCTCTGCTCATCTGCCTCTTCTCCTTTCTTCGTCTTCTTACGAAAGGGCTGGCGACTATCAAAACCATTATACATTCATAAATGTCTACAAATACTAACTGTATGAATCAATGTTCTCAACAAGTGCccgaaaaaagaaagaaaatgccACCACAATATGGTCATTACAGTGTTACATATTCATTACTCTGTGTGTATATATTATGATGAGATCAACAGCTAGGTTTTACAGCAAAAAACTGCGTTTTTGGAGCTCGCCAGAGAAATAGAACACCCATAACAGGACGGGCTTGTTAGTTTGTCAGTTAGTTACCAGTCCACCTTCTCTTCCTAGCTGGTCGCTCCGGTTTGAAATCTGAGTCTATATTGttatcaccaccaccacca
Proteins encoded:
- the LOC124911676 gene encoding glycerophosphodiester phosphodiesterase GDPDL7-like, with protein sequence MNLFFLSETGEEELEQHYEAPSYLLLLLVHFLIHPFNSITENSSSTSKTHKNMANPYRYLYYIGGEPSVIARGGYSGVFPDSSSNAIQLAQETSLDGLVLLCDLQLTKDSHGICLSSLQLDNTTTISDAFPDGQKSYNLNGRQVTGWFPFDYTKEELLKSVLLTQNVYSRANAFDGLLPITTLEDVTSIKHTRVWLNVQYNSFYVQQKLDPVSFVSKALATMRINVISSPEIGFLKAIKAKLTNGKTKLIFRFQKKDEVEPTTKQTYGSLLNSLEMVKEFASGILVPKDYIWPVGSNLYLLPATTLVNDVHKQGLEIHAYTFANDHPASYNYSYDPTAEYLQFIDNSHFCVDGLVTDFPSTASEAIACLAGNKNAARLPNGALIISHNGASGFYAPCSDLSYHQAIADGADIIDCSVQMSKDGIAFCLDTADLTGDTTALLTFMQRSTTIPEIQKQSGVFSFDFTWSEIQSLKPQLSSPFPETPLTRNPAEQNMGSFVTLPEFLDIAKTKAVTGVLINIKNAAYLASKRNLNIIDAVNTALSNATFDKQVTQKVMIQSDDSQVLAKFKSNSNYETVLSIRETISAVPKASSDEIKKYADSVAIPRNSVIKATESFVASFTNVVDEMHAANISVYVSVFRNEYISMAFDYFADPMVELATFIGGLGVDGVFTEFPRTADALLRSPCANPDNEPYSIFPVQPGSLLQLTQPGVLPPTAAPAPSLTVADVVDPPLPSLLSSSQSPPATTGPSSGCTRKFAKLGLLSSSILSMAFICITWFN